From the genome of Eucalyptus grandis isolate ANBG69807.140 chromosome 2, ASM1654582v1, whole genome shotgun sequence, one region includes:
- the LOC104434860 gene encoding protein DMP2-like, whose translation MGSKISSLASKTSSQQKSTTSTTTGTTSTTNGTTTTTGTSTSSSSSSSSSSSAYTGLANIIKLLPSGTVFLFQFLNPLLTNNGECHTYNKYLSAILIAVCGISCIISCFTDSYTGSDGSTHYGFATAKGIWPSSSSSSSTSSSGYKLRFSDFVHAFLCVVIFLGLALLDTNTVKCFYPSFEDTEKTVIMVLPTVIGSISSTLFTLFPSTRNGVGYSSTSSTSTTSTTSESNAETV comes from the coding sequence ATGGGCAGCAAGATCTCTTCCCTCGCCTCCAAAACCAGTTCTCAGCAAAAAAGCACCACCAGCACCACCACCGGCACCACCAGCACCACCAACGGCACCACCACCACTACTGGCACgagcaccagcagcagcagcagcagcagcagcagcagcagcgcaTACACCGGACTAGCCAACATCATTAAGCTCCTTCCGAGCGGGACTGTCTTCCTGTTCCAATTCCTCAACCCTCTTTTGACCAACAACGGCGAGTGCCACACTTACAACAAGTACCTAAGCGCCATTTTGATTGCAGTTTGCGGCATTTCGTGTATTATCTCTTGCTTCACCGATAGCTACACGGGAAGTGACGGGTCGACCCACTACGGGTTTGCCACGGCCAAGGGTATCTGGCCTAGCTCAAGTTCTAGCAGCTCCACGAGCTCGTCGGGGTATAAGCTTCGGTTTTCGGATTTCGTCCATGCTTTCTTGTGTGTGGTCATTTTCTTAGGTCTGGCGTTGTTGGACACGAACACAGTGAAGTGCTTCTATCCGTCTTTCGAGGACACAGAGAAGACTGTGATCATGGTTCTGCCAACCGTGATCGGCTCGATCTCGAGCACGCTGTTCACGTTGTTCCCAAGCACGCGCAACGGAGTCGGGTATTCTTCAACCAGTTCCACCTCAACGACCAGCACTACCTCGGAGAGCAATGCCGAGACAGTTTGA
- the LOC104428466 gene encoding ubiquitin-like-specific protease ESD4 — MGALTGNRKRGDEFSSLSNRETKLHGSPGSHASKRPRLFSPMQQSPGRAVPSKSAVSRIARYPEAASKLRREVHAPVRTSKFGSSASALGRISFGKGDYSSDYMGNIMYKYQKAKAGALGSLRYFTREKEVIDLVDDEPRKEIVSLDSSIEEIDGFEDGRETSVASGSRSKDENQVATNAQESIVSELSNGNAGVETPEKMMYRLSLNADDPEILSKSAYQQLLENAKRRDAKLGSLDFEIRLHEEKRSLFQELRPAKKPDEKVPSEPFIPLTDEEEAEVQRALSGNRRKALVYHEDSGIEIIGETLLCLRPGAWLNDEVINLYLELLKEREKRDPRKFLKCHFFNTFFYKKLISGRSGYDYKAVRRWTTQKKLGYNLIDCDKIFVPIHQEIHWCLAIINKKDEKFQYLDSLGGRDSRVLNALARYVVDEVKDKCGKVIDVSSWEQEYVSDLPAQENGFDCGMFMIKYADFYSRGFELCFDQDHMPYFRRRTAKEILRLRAD; from the exons ATGGGTGCGTTGACGGGCAACCGGAAGCGCGGAGATGAGTTCTCGAGCTTGAGCAACAGGGAGACGAAGCTGCACGGTTCGCCGGGCTCTCACGCCTCGAAGAGGCCGAGGCTGTTCTCCCCCATGCAGCAGTCGCCTGGGCGGGCCGTTCCTTCGAAGAGCGCCGTCTCCAGGATCGCCAGATACCCGGAAGCCGCGAGCAAGTTGCGCCGCGAGGTCCATGCCCCGGTTAGGACGAGCAAATTCGGGTCTTCCGCGTCTGCATTAGGTAGGATTTCTTTCGGTAAAGGTGATTACAGTAGTGATTATATGGGTAATATTATGTACAAGTACCAGAAGGCGAAGGCTGGTGCGTTGGGGTCGCTGAGATATTTCACGAGAGAGAAGGAAGTGATTGACTTGGTGGATGACGAGCCTAGGAAAGAGATTGTGTCCCTGGATTCGAGTATAGAGGAAATAGATGGCTTTGAAGATGGGAGAGAGACGTCTGTTGCGTCGGGTAGTAGGTCAAAGGACGAAAATCAGGTCGCCACGAATGCACAGGAATCCATCGTGTCAGAGCTGAGTAATGGGAATGCGGGGGTGGAGACTCCTGAGAAGATGATGTACAGGTTGTCCTTAAATGCCGATGATCCTGAGATTCTGAGCAAGTCGGCCTACCAGCAGTTGCTTGAAAATGCGAAGAGGCGGGATGCTAAACTTGGAAGTTTGGATTTCGAGATAAGATTACATGAGGAAAAAAGGTCCTTGTTTCAAGAGTTGCGTCCAGCCAAAAAACCTGATGAG AAAGTACCTAGTGAGCCCTTCATTCCTCTTACGGATGAGGAGGAGGCAGAGGTTCAACGTGCACTTTCAGGCAACCG GAGGAAGGCTCTTGTGTATCATGAGGACTCTGGCATTGAGATCATAGGAGAAACTCTGTTGTGCCTTAGACCTGGTGCCTGGTTAAATGATGAG GTCATAAACTTATATCTGGAGTTATTGAAGGAACGTGAGAAAAGAGATCCACGGAAGTTCTTGAAGTGTCACTTTTTCAACACATTTTTCTACAAAAAG TTAATCAGTGGCAGGAGTGGGTATGACTATAAAGCTGTCAGAAGGTGGACTACCCAGAAAAAGCTGGGTTATAACCTAATCGATTGCGATAAA ATATTTGTGCCCATCCACCAAGAGATACACTGGTGTCTAGCCATCATTAACAAGAAAGAtgagaaatttcaatatttggatTCCCTTGGAGGAAGGGATTCTCGAGTGCTGAATGCGCTG GCCAGATACGTTGTGGATGAAGTGAAGGACAAGTGCGGAAAAGTCATAGATGTAAGCTCGTGGGAGCAAGAATATGTCTCAGACTTGCCTGCACAGGAAAATGG GTTTGACTGTGGAATGTTTATGATCAAGTATGCTGATTTCTATAGCAGAGGGTTTGAGCTTTGTTTTGACCAG GATCATATGCCCTATTTTCGGCGGAGAACAGCAAAGGAGATTTTGAGACTAAGAGCTGATTGA